The genomic stretch TATTCCAAGTGAATTTTGCAAAGTCTGCTTGTTTCCAAGCCTCCAGGTAATTCGAGAAATGCCATACACTTGGAAGAATAGTCGCACCCGAGGTTAGCTCTGCATTCGTTTTGAAGGAGCCAAATAGCGTAACCAGCACTGGAAATACAGTAAATATCGCGATCATGGCTAGAAATCCCCATACGATCAATCTGGAAAATAAACGTTTCGCTCTCCTGCCGGTTTTTGTCAATGGAGCGATTTTAGTTGCTGGTGCAGTGTTCATTACAGCTAACCCCCTAAGCTAGAAAATACGATTCAAACGTTTCGAGATCCAGAAATAACCGATCGTAATGAGTCCAACAATGACGGCAGACATAAAGCCTACAGCGCTACCATAGCCGATCTGCTGGATCATCGTGGAGCTAGACGAAATCGGGAAGAACATCCGATAGACATAAAGATACATGACTTCGGTTCGTCCGATTGGACCGCCCTCGGTTAAGACCATAATACTCTCGTAGCCCTTTAAAGAGATGGTGATCGCCAGCATAATAATCATTTGCAGCACAGGCCCCAGCATCGGAACGGTAATATAGACAAACTTTTGTCTAGCGTTCGCCCCATCTAGTGAAGCACTCTCATAGACATCATCTGGAATGCTTTGCAGACCCGCTAGAAACAGCAGCATGTAGTTTCCAATAGCTCCCCAGATCGCAACGATAATCGAAGTAAACATGGCCATATCCGGGCCAAGCCAATCAATCCCTTTGGAAACGATGTGATATTTCATGAGAAACTGATTGATGATTCCGTTGTACGAATTGAAGATGTTAAAAAAGACGATGGAAATGACCGCCGTACTCAGTACAGTAGGCATAAAATAAATCGCTCTTAAAAAGTTTTTACCTTTTAGCCCTTTATTCAGAATAACCGCTAAAACTAACGAAAGAGGAATCGTGATGATGATTTTGCCCGAAGCATAGATTGCCGTATTAACCACCGAGTTCCAGTAGGCTTCATCTCGCATTAAAGCAGCAAAATTACCAAAACCGATAAAGACTTCTTCCCCATATCCGGGATAGCTATAGAACATATATCTAATCGCCCATAGAATCGGATAAATACCTAGCACCACGGTGAAGATAAGACTGGGTATAATAAATGAGTAGGATTCTCCTAATTTACGTAGGCTCGTCATGTTCAATTTCATCTCCTTAAATAACAAGGATAGGGTTTGCGAGATGCCCCCCTATCCTTCTGTGCAGGATTCATATCATAGCAGTATTATTTCGTTAACATCCCTTGCATGCTTTTCGCATCAAAGTCCGGCATCGCTTCCGTCGTTACGTCTCCGCTTGCTCTCGCTTTATCCAGCGCCACATTATATCGCGCATTGACATCCTCGATCATCTTATCCAAGTCGCCGCCGCTGATCGTGTATTTAATAAATAGGTTTGAAAAGTCCGTTCCATCCACGGTTACTTTCGGGGAGATCGGCCAAATGCCATCATTTTCTGTCGGAAGGAAGCCTTCAATGCCCGGAACTTCTGGTGTTTTGGACTTCGCAATAATGTCAGGAAGAAGGGATAATCCGTAACCACCCTCATAATACTTTTGCAGCACTTCATCGCTGTACATATAATCTAAGAACTGCCAAGCTTCTTCTTTGTGTTTGGTCTGACTGCTAATCGAAAGCCATGGACCTGTTTTCCAGTAGCCCGCTACGCCCTTAATCTCGCCGTTAATCGTTGGTGGCAGCGCTGCGGCCCAGTTAATCTTCGCCGGGAACTGTTCTAGATACACATTCGTCTCAGCAGAAATAGAGAGGTACATGCCAATCTTTCCTTCGGCAAATTGAGCACGAAGCGGATCAATATCCATCGCCTCCACGCCCGGCAGCATGCTGCCATCGTCCTTCATTTGTTTGAATGCGGTCATAATGTCTGCAAAGCCGGAAAAATCATATTTGCCTGTTTTAAAATCGTAGCCATAGCCGCCAACCCCACTGAGCTCAGCGATCGAACGTGGCGCTTTCTCAAATGAGTTGTCTGCTCCTTTAAAGTTAATGGCAAAGCCGTAGGCTCCGGTATCCTGGCCAGCTTCAGTCAACTTTTTAGCCGTTTCTACCATTTCATCCAACGTCGTAGGAGGGCCTGCAATGCCCGCTTTCTCAAATAAATCCACATTATAAATGAGTCTGCTTGAATACCCGTAGTTTGGAAGGGAATAAATTTGACCATCCATCATATTGGATTTATCGATCAGCGCCCCTCCAAACTTAGCGTCCATCTCCGCATTCATGTAACCATTCAACGGTTCCAGATACCCTTTCTTGACGAAAGGAATAAAGTTGCTTGGTGTGGTTCTAATAATGTCAGGTGCTTGCTTGCTCGAGAAGGCAATGTCCACGGACTGGTTATAGTTTTCAGACAGCCCTTTCACTTCTACTTCGATGTTGTTTTTATTTGTCTCGTTAAACCTTTGGACGACCTCCTGAATATAGGCCAAATCATGTCGATCCTCTGTCCAATAGTTTAGCTTCACCTTCGGTGCATCACTGGTTCCCTCGTTAACGGCTGCATTGGTGGACTGTGGCGATGTTTCGTTTGTCCCCTTAGGTGAATTCGTCGTATTACCGCCACCTGAGGAGCATGCGCTCAACGTCAGAGCGAGAATGGTGCTTACCGTCAACATACTTGTTTTGTTCATTTTATTAAACATGAATGCTTCAACCCCTTCGGCTTTTGTATAGCTGGTTATAGTAGTAATTATAATGAACAGGCACCAAAGACATAATGGGATAAACCGACTGAGAAGGGGGGGATTCCGACGATCTTCCTTTCTATTTTTGATAGGATTGCTTAAATTCTGAAGGAGTCAAACCGGTATTTTTCTTAAAAATTTCACTAAAGTATCGACGATCCTCATAACCAATCTGAGCAGCGACCTCCTGCACCTGATGTCCTTTCATCAGCATTTGCTTAGCACGATCAATACGTTCATTCGTTACAAATTGCAGAAATGTTTGGCCCGTAACCTTCTTGAATAAGTTACTGAAATAGCTGCTGCTAAGATGTACTAGCTTGGCACATTCATTCACAGACAAGTCCAAATGAAGATGACTGTTCACGTATTTAATTGCTTTATGTATAACTCGCTCTGCCTCGGTTGTTCTATACTTGTCCTGTAGATCACAGCCTTT from Paenibacillus sp. FSL H8-0548 encodes the following:
- a CDS encoding sugar ABC transporter permease encodes the protein MTSLRKLGESYSFIIPSLIFTVVLGIYPILWAIRYMFYSYPGYGEEVFIGFGNFAALMRDEAYWNSVVNTAIYASGKIIITIPLSLVLAVILNKGLKGKNFLRAIYFMPTVLSTAVISIVFFNIFNSYNGIINQFLMKYHIVSKGIDWLGPDMAMFTSIIVAIWGAIGNYMLLFLAGLQSIPDDVYESASLDGANARQKFVYITVPMLGPVLQMIIMLAITISLKGYESIMVLTEGGPIGRTEVMYLYVYRMFFPISSSSTMIQQIGYGSAVGFMSAVIVGLITIGYFWISKRLNRIF
- a CDS encoding sugar ABC transporter substrate-binding protein, with the translated sequence MFNKMNKTSMLTVSTILALTLSACSSGGGNTTNSPKGTNETSPQSTNAAVNEGTSDAPKVKLNYWTEDRHDLAYIQEVVQRFNETNKNNIEVEVKGLSENYNQSVDIAFSSKQAPDIIRTTPSNFIPFVKKGYLEPLNGYMNAEMDAKFGGALIDKSNMMDGQIYSLPNYGYSSRLIYNVDLFEKAGIAGPPTTLDEMVETAKKLTEAGQDTGAYGFAINFKGADNSFEKAPRSIAELSGVGGYGYDFKTGKYDFSGFADIMTAFKQMKDDGSMLPGVEAMDIDPLRAQFAEGKIGMYLSISAETNVYLEQFPAKINWAAALPPTINGEIKGVAGYWKTGPWLSISSQTKHKEEAWQFLDYMYSDEVLQKYYEGGYGLSLLPDIIAKSKTPEVPGIEGFLPTENDGIWPISPKVTVDGTDFSNLFIKYTISGGDLDKMIEDVNARYNVALDKARASGDVTTEAMPDFDAKSMQGMLTK